One Triticum dicoccoides isolate Atlit2015 ecotype Zavitan chromosome 3B, WEW_v2.0, whole genome shotgun sequence genomic window, GGACTGCGACAGATCGATCGTGATGAGTCGTGTTGGGCGGTGCTGCTGCACGTAGCATCGATGGACTTGCGTGTGATTCCCTGGACTATTTGACAGTTTGAGATCGGGACAATGCCAGTCGGCCATTGTTGTCAGCTGTTGCGTCGGTGACGGTGAGATACTGCATGTTGCTGATGCTCCGTCGGATCCATGTTCATGGTACCCAGTAACTTGCCGGAACGCAACTTTTTTCGACAAAAGGcgcttttattatctcaaaatgtagcatcaagcggatacaaagcattatgagtaGCACCCGGCCTCTGCAaaaactaggatgcacacagcccaaTACGAAAGTCTTACAAAAATTCATGAAATAAAAACGGACAAATCGGCAACATAGAGTtctatagaccgacactatgcctatgtcgatgAAGATACTGTTCAAGACAAAAAGAATTTAGTCTTAGGATTTATTGTCCTTCCGCCAAATACTTGCCACGCAGATAGACTAACAAGGTTCACTGTGAACATTGTGACCGGAATTTTGAGGGCAGCCAAACACAGTCCAGATCCTTAAGATGCTAGCAAACTTCCATTGCCAAGGCAATCGAGCAACCACAGATAATACACTAATGCGTGATGGACTGCGTGGCCCATCTACGGTGTTCATTGCTCCGTTCATGCCTTATTGTGTTCTTCAGGGGAATTGTTTTGGTTCCCAGAACAATCAGTCGGTTCATTGGACTGGGTCATGAGTCGAGATCGAAAGTTTAAGTGTCTACACTTTGTTCATCAATTTGAACATGCTTTTTCATAGAAGACATTGACCTGGACCGTAATAGAGTATCTAAGATAAAGCTCTCTGATGGTCAGGGTCACGCCTTTTTTTAGTTTAATTAACAATGCAATTTGAAATATGCCAAGCACACCATGTCGTCCAATCCTCCCATTTTGTTTAATTAACACCTTATTTTACCCATATTAATGCCCAAGGTGGAAATGACGTCATCAACTCATATTTGACGTCAGAAAACATACGAGCAACTTACCCGGAAATAGGAAAGAAAGAGCATCATCAGGCACATGGGCGTATGCAAGTGCATCACTAGGTATATATAGAAAAACAAATGGATAATAACATCTCCTTTGCTGCTGCTTTCCATATGCCGCTGCCTTTATTCTCCTACAAGCCTAGTGGCATCTGCTGCACTCCCTACTCTTCTAACTTGAGATGGCGCAATGATTGTTCAGCCACAGCACAATATGCTCAATCAAAAAGAGGGGAAGGGAGGGTACCTTGTTGGTAGAAAAGAGGAAGCCTGAATTTGATTGGGGACAAATTGCAAGGTGCCACCAAGGATGGGCATGGATGAGCACCGGAAAGTTGATTAGATCTCAGTCTGAAGGTGATTGTCCATTGAAAGTCATAATTATTTGAGATTGATGCCACCTGTTATGCAGTATCAATTGGTTCTAGTTTGCCCTCGCCCAAGATCTTCATCGCAGTACTATCTAAATAAGATCATCTGATGTGGAGATCCAACAATTGGATTTTCCATGATGGAGATTTCTTTCGCATATTCCATGCAACATGAATTGGATCAAATTTTGGGTAGGGACCGCCTTGCCAAACTAGAAAAGGCTGGAGTAATATTCTGCAAAAGAGAAGTTCTCCCTTATCTGAAATTGTGTAGTTCTTTATGAACTCTTAAGTTAATTTATTACACAAACTTTTGCAGTTATTCTCAAAAAGCATTTTAAGCCCCAGCATAAAGCACACTTTGTTTATATGTACTATCAGAGCTTGTAACCAGTATTAAAATTATGGAACCATAGTAGGATACAGATGATCTCTGTTCTTATAGTGCATCTACTCTATTTATGATAGTTAGTTTGTACTAATGACAAGCTATGTCATACATCCGCACTTCTCCAAGTTCACATGCCAAAAGAAAATCATTTCTTTACAAAAGCACCGATCTAATTAAGCACTTGTGTACATGCTCTAAGAACGATTGTTATTGGCACACGTGTCCAAAGAAAAAATCGATCGCTGAATAAAGCTCGATCATCAAGCTTAACAATCCCGAAGTTGCTTTTTGTTTCTCTCGTGCAAGCTTTTGATCATAAATCCTGTGAGAACAGGATCATTTCCCTGGGACATCTAGCAATTAGGTTTCTTATGATGGAGATTCCTCTTCTATATTCTACGCAGGAGAGTATGGACCAAATTCTACCTATTGATTGCCCAGGCCGAACTAGGGTAAGTTGTAAAATCATGAAAAAAAGAAGTTGTTTCAAAATAGTAGTGCGTCAAAGGTGATGGCGGTGGATGTACGAAACAAGATCCAGTTCAAATCGTCGCGAGGCTGCTTAGAGCTCACTTTTCACAGTTTTGGCTCACCATGGACGGCTATGTTATTGAGCAAACTCAGCTAATGATAGCTCTGTCTTCCAGTGCATTGTGATATTCAATAGAATATTTTGGTTACGTGAACAATCAATCAATTCACTGGACTTAGTCATGACTCGTGACATGGGAATGTGAGATCGGAAAATTTCAGTTTCCATACTTTCCTTATTTGAACATATCATTTTGATACTAATTAATTCAGACACCTCATAtcattttagaattttattttaacaTCAAGTGGAGGCATGATGTCATGAACCTCCAGGAGAAACTGCTATTTTTGTCGTCAGAAACATATGTGCCGTTTGTTAGGAAAAAAGAATAGACAACACATCTTTATACAAATTCATACTCGGGACTTTGTACCAAAATATGGTTTCTTCTAATGGAAATCAGGGCGAACCTTTCTTTGAAATTAATCATTATACTGATTTAGGACATGGTAATATGTTGAGCGAGTATGATTATTCCGGGTTTATACAAGTTGTGGTGGTCTATCCCAAGCAGTACCTGAGGTGCCAACGGACAAAAATAAGATGTTCGCAGTTCTTCAAGCCGTTGCGGTTTCAGTGCTTCAGAATGTCTGTGAGACTTCAAGCCGTGGAAGTGGGTGACTGAAAAAAAGACAGCCAAGCCACACACATGCACATAGCAAGGGTACAAATGGAGAATCATCTTTGATCTCAGAAATACTTTCTTTCACTTGATTATATGATACAAGAAGAAAGcagcccaagaaaaataacaagcaAACAACTACGGAGACCTACTGATAAAGGACTGGAACTGGGACATGTGCGCACATCCATGGACAAAAACATGGAGGCTCTGATCAAAATCCACAATTTCAGCGGGTGAGAAAAAGCAGAGTGAAAAACGGAGCTACCGGACAGAGTAGAAAAGCAGAGGCGATGTTTAGTGTGAAGGACTGATTGATGAACTGCCATGCTAGGTAATCCTAACGACTAGCTACCTACTAGTACCTTACGAGAGTGGTAGTGGTGGTTGGGTAGTGGTGGTAATCCATGGCGGCGTGCTCCCTATGATCAGGAGGAGCAGCCCGGTGGCGAAGGCGCGCCGTGTTGTGGGCGTAGCCGGCGTCGTCGACGACATTGTTGTGCCAGGCAGGAAGCTTCGGCGCGTCGTGGACCTTGTCAGGTGCGTAGGCGCCGTAATAGCCGTGGCCACCGGCGGCAGCGACGACGGAGGCGTGATCAGGTTTCCACGCGCCGTCGTGGTGGGCCTTGCGCCCCTCCTCGTCAACAGCCGGCTGGTGAACGTAGGCGGTCACCGGCTTGTGATCGGAGGCGGCGTTGTAGCCGTTCCGGTTCCCGCGGTCACCCCTGCGGCCGTGGCCGCGGCCGCCACAGCCCCCATGGCTGGACCGCTCGCCGCCGTAGTCGTCCTTCATGCCGCCGCCGAAACAGGAGCTGAACTCGAAGCACATTCTTGCCGGTGTCTCCGACTTCCTGGCTAGACTAGACAAGACTATCTGGACTGGAAGTGCACCGAGGAGGCTTATCTGGCTGTATTACTcgagtagtggtggtggtggtggtaggggTATATATGCTCAGGGTGCCGAGACGATGAGCTCGTGTGTGGAGACCCCAGTTCATGTCCGGGTTCACACTTCTCCCTCGCCACCCCAGTGCATGTCTACAGAGATCAGGTTCGTCCAACACCTTCTGAAGCGCGTCTTCTCTTCACCGGGAGGCGCGTCTTCGGGTCGACAGCTCCGGTTTGAGCACAGTGGTGGTGGTGTTATCGTGTCGGGGTCGTGCTCCCTCAAGTCAAATCAGGGTGGTGGGCGGCGAGCGCGACGCATCCTGGCGGGCGGTGCCGCGCCGGCGGCAGTATCGACGTTTGATTCCGGAGGCAGTAAAGATGCCGCGGGCGGTTGGAAATGGGTGGCCTGTCGCCTCGTGGACGGCAAGAACGACGGTCAtccacgctctctctctctccctgctcATTCATCTCGGAACACGACTCCTTCAAGgcaggtactccctctgtaaagatatATAAGAGCGTTTATATTTGCTTAATGAGGAAGTAGAATTTTATCCTAACGTTTGTCGTTTGCCAAGTCTTTTCATAGTCACAATGGCCACGAGAAAATTCTCTCAGAATGATCAAGGCGATGGTGGATGGTGGGTCGATAACACCTTATGGCTGTATGTAGACACTAGTCATGGGTACATGCATCGCTCTGATGCAGAGCCGAGGGCCATCCTCCTTTTTTGCAAAAAAGGTAGACACTAGTCTCTCCTAGGGCATGTGGTCCCAAGGCATGTTTCATGATTTCCACGGACTATTTGAGTTTCAGCAATGATGCTTGGCCCGTCTTGTTgataaaccttgctcatgatacccacTCCCTTGCCGGAACGTCCGCGGGTCTTCAAGACAAGCAGGATTTAGTTATGGCGTTCGTTGTTCTGTCAAATATACTTGGCAAACAAAAAGACTAACAAAGTTCACTGTAAACAtagattttttttttgcgggaatttTCATGGCAAGCAATGCACAGTCGAGATCCTGAAGATGCTACCAAACTTTTGCCAATGCATAATGGACTGCAATGTGCATGGCCCATCAACTCGGTGTTCATTGCTCTCATTCGTGCCTCATTGTGCGTTCATGCCTCATTGCGTTCTTCAATGGAATATTTTGCTTCTCAGAATAACCAATCACTTCATTGGACTGGGTCAGGGTCGTGGAATGCGAGACTGAAAATCAATGCGTCTACACTACActttctccattaatttgaacatGCTTTTTCATGGAAGACCATTGACCTGGATTGGGACTATTGTCAAAGTCTCTAAGGAGAATGCTCTCTGATATTCAGGGCCACGCCTTACTTTTAGTGTATTTAACACTTTCATTAACTGTCacataaggccttgtacaatggaaggTGCTTAAAGAGATGCTTACAAAAATAAACCggatttttctgaagcaccggtgcctatttctacaggagagacgcttagttaagcgtctatcctgtacaaataagcatcGATGCTTAAAAAAATCTGGTTTATTTCTGTAAGCATCTCCCATTATATTAGGCCTAATGGATGGTGTATATCAAGTGGGGGCTAGCTACGGCTACTCGTCGACAACGGACCCTGAAGTAGCGGAGATTTAGGGCCTGCTGGTCTGGGTTACCAGAGGAATATTGGAAAGATTGTTAGACTGTATATATATACGTAGGCTTGTTTATACGTAGACTTGTGTATATACCTTGTACTTGTATCCTTTGttacttatatataatgagatagccgcacCCCCCAAGGGTGTCGAGCAGTTGCCCCAATATCCTGGTTTCAACATGGTATCAGACTAGGGTTTCTTGTGTCTTCCGCTGCAACCCTTCGCGCCACCGGtcttcgccgccgcctcgcctgaTGGCCTCCTCCaaccccgccgccgcctcgactaCCTCCCCTGTTGTCGCGCCGATCGCCCGCTCGTCGTCCTTCCTCGCGTCCCCCCCGCTCGCCACGGCCTGGCGGCAGCCGTCGCTGCCCGCCGAGGGCCATCTGCAAGGCAGGCAGGGCGGGCAGGAGCAGGGCAGGCCGGGCCATGTGCAGCCGCCGGTCGCTGCCAGCGGCACCACTTCCTCGACCCTTGCCTTCGCGCCGCCGCTTCTTCGCGGCCCTACACCGACCGCCTACGGGATGGCTCCCCCCCAACCCTACGGAGCCCCTCCGCCCTACGGCGCCCATCATCCATATGGCGCGCCCCAGCCCTACGCCCCGTGGTACGGCGCCCCTGCATCAATCTACGACACCGCGCCACCGATGCCCTCTGCCTGGCCGACGCCTCTGTCATCACAGATGGCGTCGTCGCCCTATGGGGCGGCTTATGGTGCTGCGCCCGTCGTGTCCTCGGGGACCCCGCCCGGGCCGGCCGATGCCCCTGCCAGTCCTGGCTATGAGGCGTCCTTGGTGCTTGCTCCCCATGCTGATGTGCAGAACATGGGTCTCCATGCGGGTTATGCTCCGGCACCATCGTCG contains:
- the LOC119280692 gene encoding uncharacterized protein LOC119280692, giving the protein MCFEFSSCFGGGMKDDYGGERSSHGGCGGRGHGRRGDRGNRNGYNAASDHKPVTAYVHQPAVDEEGRKAHHDGAWKPDHASVVAAAGGHGYYGAYAPDKVHDAPKLPAWHNNVVDDAGYAHNTARLRHRAAPPDHREHAAMDYHHYPTTTTTLVRY